In a genomic window of Oncorhynchus keta strain PuntledgeMale-10-30-2019 chromosome 26, Oket_V2, whole genome shotgun sequence:
- the LOC118358897 gene encoding nuclear receptor subfamily 2 group F member 6-like isoform X2 translates to MAMVIRGWGNSNGETNGLGGENAYLRGDEEEGSPQAGSDVEEGDEDKACVVNCVVCGDKSSGKHYGVFTCEGCKSFFKRSIRRNLNYSCRSNRECQIDQHHRNQCQYCRLKKCLSVGMRKEVQRGRIPPSHPGICPTSLVGGGGGTGPVGGEFFNGQPMSELISQLLHAEPYPSIRYGPQYGQQQMHGAGGGSVMGIDNICELAARLLFSTIEWARNIPFFPELPVTDQVALLRLSWSELFTLNAAQSALPLHMAPLLAAAGFHSQPMSAERVVSFMDQVRLFQDQVDKLTRLQVDSVEYSCLKAIALFSPDACGLTDPVHVESLQEKAQVALMEYERMQYPGQPQRFGRLLLRLPALRAVSANLISQLFFMRLVGKMPIETLIRDMQLSGSSISWPYVPGQ, encoded by the exons ATGGCCATGGTGATCAGGGGATGGGGCAACTCTAATGGAGAGACCAACGGACTGGGGGGGGAGAATGCTTACCTGcgtggggatgaggaggagggctCACCCCAGGCCGGGAGTGATGTggaggagggagacgaggacaagGCGTGCGTGGTGAACTGCGTGGTGTGTGGGGACAAGTCCAGTGGGAAGCACTACGGGGTGTTCACCTGCGAGGGCTGCAAGAGCTTCTTCAAGAGGAGCATCAGAAGGAACCTCAACTACTCCTGCAG GTCGAATCGAGAATGCCAGATAGACCAGCATCACCGCAACCAGTGCCAATATTGCCGGCTGAAGAAATGCTTAAGTGTTGGCATGCGCAAAGAAG TCCAGCGTGGACgtatccctccatcccacccAGGCATCTGTCCCACTTCTCTGGTCGGCGGAGGTGGCGGTACTGGGCCAGTAGGGGGCGAATTCTTCAACGGCCAGCCCATGTCAGAGCTCATCTCCCAGCTGCTCCACGCCGAGCCCTACCCCAGCATCCGCTACGGACCCCAGTACGGCCAGCAGCAGATGCATGGTGCTGGAGGAGGCTCCGTCATGGGCATCGACAACATCTGCGAGCTGGCGGCACGCCTCCTCTTCAGCACCATCGAGTGGGCCAGGAACATCCCCTTCTTCCCTGAACTGCCTGTCACTGATCAGGTGGCTCTGTTGAGGCTGAGCTGGAGCGAGCTGTTTACCCTGAATGCAGCCCAGTCAGCCCTGCCGCTACACATGGCTCCTTTGCTGGCCGCGGCCGGCTTCCACTCACAGCCCATGTCGGCGGAGAGGGTGGTGTCCTTCATGGACCAGGTGAGGTTGTTCCAGGACCAGGTGGACAAGCTGACCCGGCTCCAAGTGGACTCAGTAGAGTACAGCTGCCTCAAGGCCATCGCCCTCTTCTCTCCAG ATGCGTGTGGTTTGACAGACCCCGTCCATGTGGAGTCTCTACAGGAGAAGGCCCAGGTGGCTCTGATGGAGTACGAGAGGATGCAGTACCCGGGTCAGCCACAGCGCTTTGGACGTCTTCTCCTCCGCCTGCCTGCTCTCAGGGCCGTGTCCGCTAATCTCATCTCCCAGCTGTTCTTCATGCGCCTGGTGGGCAAGATGCCCATCGAGACCCTCATCAGGGACATGCAGCTGTCTGGGAGCTCCATCAGCTGGCCATATGTCCCTGGGCAGTGA
- the LOC118358898 gene encoding retinal rod rhodopsin-sensitive cGMP 3',5'-cyclic phosphodiesterase subunit delta isoform X2: MNLRDAETGKVLWQGTEDLSLPGVEHEARVPKKILKCKAVSRELNFSSSEKLEKFHLEQKVFFKGQCLEEWFFEFGFVIPNSTNTWQSLIEAAPESQMMPANVLTGNVVIETKFFDDDLHVSTSRVRLFYV, translated from the exons ATGAACCTGCGTGATGCTGAGACTGGGAAGGTGCTGTGGCAGGGAACAGAGGACCTGTCTCTTCCTGGGGTTGAACATGAAG CTCGAGTCCCCAAGAAAATCCTCAAGTGCAAAGCTGTGTCCAGAGAGCTAAATTTCTCTTCGTCAGAAAAACTGGAAAAGTTCCATCTTGAACAGAAGGTTTTCTTCAAAGGCCAATGCTTAGAAG AATGGTTCTTTGAGTTTGGCTTTGTGATTCCCAACTCCACAAACACATGGCAGTCTTTGATAGAGGCAGCGCCAGAGTCTCAGATGATGCCCGCAAATGTTTTAAC TGGGAATGTTGTTATAGAGACCAAGTTCTTTGATGACGACCTTCACGTCAGCACCTCCCGGGTACGACTTTTCTACGTCTGA
- the LOC118358897 gene encoding nuclear receptor subfamily 2 group F member 6-like isoform X1, whose product MAMVIRGWGNSNGETNGLGGENAYLRGDEEEGSPQAGSDVEEGDEDKACVVNCVVCGDKSSGKHYGVFTCEGCKSFFKRSIRRNLNYSCRSNRECQIDQHHRNQCQYCRLKKCLSVGMRKEAVQRGRIPPSHPGICPTSLVGGGGGTGPVGGEFFNGQPMSELISQLLHAEPYPSIRYGPQYGQQQMHGAGGGSVMGIDNICELAARLLFSTIEWARNIPFFPELPVTDQVALLRLSWSELFTLNAAQSALPLHMAPLLAAAGFHSQPMSAERVVSFMDQVRLFQDQVDKLTRLQVDSVEYSCLKAIALFSPDACGLTDPVHVESLQEKAQVALMEYERMQYPGQPQRFGRLLLRLPALRAVSANLISQLFFMRLVGKMPIETLIRDMQLSGSSISWPYVPGQ is encoded by the exons ATGGCCATGGTGATCAGGGGATGGGGCAACTCTAATGGAGAGACCAACGGACTGGGGGGGGAGAATGCTTACCTGcgtggggatgaggaggagggctCACCCCAGGCCGGGAGTGATGTggaggagggagacgaggacaagGCGTGCGTGGTGAACTGCGTGGTGTGTGGGGACAAGTCCAGTGGGAAGCACTACGGGGTGTTCACCTGCGAGGGCTGCAAGAGCTTCTTCAAGAGGAGCATCAGAAGGAACCTCAACTACTCCTGCAG GTCGAATCGAGAATGCCAGATAGACCAGCATCACCGCAACCAGTGCCAATATTGCCGGCTGAAGAAATGCTTAAGTGTTGGCATGCGCAAAGAAG cAGTCCAGCGTGGACgtatccctccatcccacccAGGCATCTGTCCCACTTCTCTGGTCGGCGGAGGTGGCGGTACTGGGCCAGTAGGGGGCGAATTCTTCAACGGCCAGCCCATGTCAGAGCTCATCTCCCAGCTGCTCCACGCCGAGCCCTACCCCAGCATCCGCTACGGACCCCAGTACGGCCAGCAGCAGATGCATGGTGCTGGAGGAGGCTCCGTCATGGGCATCGACAACATCTGCGAGCTGGCGGCACGCCTCCTCTTCAGCACCATCGAGTGGGCCAGGAACATCCCCTTCTTCCCTGAACTGCCTGTCACTGATCAGGTGGCTCTGTTGAGGCTGAGCTGGAGCGAGCTGTTTACCCTGAATGCAGCCCAGTCAGCCCTGCCGCTACACATGGCTCCTTTGCTGGCCGCGGCCGGCTTCCACTCACAGCCCATGTCGGCGGAGAGGGTGGTGTCCTTCATGGACCAGGTGAGGTTGTTCCAGGACCAGGTGGACAAGCTGACCCGGCTCCAAGTGGACTCAGTAGAGTACAGCTGCCTCAAGGCCATCGCCCTCTTCTCTCCAG ATGCGTGTGGTTTGACAGACCCCGTCCATGTGGAGTCTCTACAGGAGAAGGCCCAGGTGGCTCTGATGGAGTACGAGAGGATGCAGTACCCGGGTCAGCCACAGCGCTTTGGACGTCTTCTCCTCCGCCTGCCTGCTCTCAGGGCCGTGTCCGCTAATCTCATCTCCCAGCTGTTCTTCATGCGCCTGGTGGGCAAGATGCCCATCGAGACCCTCATCAGGGACATGCAGCTGTCTGGGAGCTCCATCAGCTGGCCATATGTCCCTGGGCAGTGA
- the LOC118358898 gene encoding retinal rod rhodopsin-sensitive cGMP 3',5'-cyclic phosphodiesterase subunit delta isoform X1, whose product MSDSDIMSSTEDRAKEILKGFKLNWMNLRDAETGKVLWQGTEDLSLPGVEHEARVPKKILKCKAVSRELNFSSSEKLEKFHLEQKVFFKGQCLEEWFFEFGFVIPNSTNTWQSLIEAAPESQMMPANVLTGNVVIETKFFDDDLHVSTSRVRLFYV is encoded by the exons ATGTCTGACTCCGACATAATGTCTTCAACTGAAGACAGAGCCAAGGAGATTTTGAAGGGTTTTAAACT AAACTGGATGAACCTGCGTGATGCTGAGACTGGGAAGGTGCTGTGGCAGGGAACAGAGGACCTGTCTCTTCCTGGGGTTGAACATGAAG CTCGAGTCCCCAAGAAAATCCTCAAGTGCAAAGCTGTGTCCAGAGAGCTAAATTTCTCTTCGTCAGAAAAACTGGAAAAGTTCCATCTTGAACAGAAGGTTTTCTTCAAAGGCCAATGCTTAGAAG AATGGTTCTTTGAGTTTGGCTTTGTGATTCCCAACTCCACAAACACATGGCAGTCTTTGATAGAGGCAGCGCCAGAGTCTCAGATGATGCCCGCAAATGTTTTAAC TGGGAATGTTGTTATAGAGACCAAGTTCTTTGATGACGACCTTCACGTCAGCACCTCCCGGGTACGACTTTTCTACGTCTGA